A single Clostridiales bacterium DNA region contains:
- a CDS encoding DUF1837 domain-containing protein produces MGSMIGRTLPEAGLDTIFKEVKHHETLGLRNSGQLRLFHLQVNNNKFIFTSLEDYLTGIISEYVFSRAQMEKLTDPKSGINPRSIGVKALRVMKKNGVADQKGTGNELGEILLYAFLEDILGAPKLFSKVELNADSTPFGKESDSIHLLSLGDESGTTIYQTVFGTSDIDGEIENAIDKAFDTIERIENENGEGISLVANQAFEESFDPDVILRVKNAIVPGPGTPIVSDRAYGVFLGYSLGLDPSTRSTVEFLRDMDRKMEADIRQHANYIAEKIKNLRLETRSFYFYIVPFNNAEADKKQVMEDLLM; encoded by the coding sequence ATGGGAAGCATGATTGGGAGAACCCTGCCGGAAGCAGGGTTGGACACCATCTTTAAAGAGGTCAAGCATCATGAGACGCTTGGCCTCCGAAATTCGGGGCAACTGCGCCTCTTTCACCTGCAAGTAAACAATAACAAGTTCATTTTCACCAGCCTTGAGGATTATCTGACCGGCATTATAAGCGAGTATGTGTTCTCCAGAGCGCAGATGGAGAAACTGACAGACCCAAAATCCGGTATCAACCCAAGGAGCATAGGGGTCAAAGCGCTCCGCGTCATGAAGAAAAATGGTGTTGCTGATCAGAAAGGAACAGGTAATGAACTCGGTGAAATCCTTCTGTATGCATTCCTTGAAGACATTCTCGGAGCACCAAAGTTGTTTAGCAAGGTTGAACTGAATGCTGACTCTACGCCATTCGGAAAGGAAAGTGACAGCATTCATCTTCTCTCACTTGGAGATGAGTCCGGAACAACAATATACCAGACAGTTTTCGGAACATCCGACATTGACGGTGAGATAGAAAACGCGATTGACAAGGCTTTTGATACTATAGAGCGTATTGAAAATGAAAATGGCGAAGGAATAAGTCTTGTGGCAAATCAGGCCTTTGAAGAATCATTCGATCCAGATGTGATTTTAAGGGTCAAAAATGCTATTGTGCCAGGACCTGGAACACCGATAGTGAGCGATAGAGCATATGGCGTGTTCCTCGGTTATTCTCTTGGACTTGATCCCAGTACAAGAAGCACCGTTGAATTTCTTCGGGATATGGATAGAAAAATGGAAGCTGATATAAGACAGCATGCGAATTATATCGCTGAAAAAATAAAAAACCTCAGATTGGAAACTCGATCGTTTTATTTCTATATAGTTCCTTTTAATAATGCAGAAGCAGACAAGAAACAGGTCATGGAAGACCTGCTAATGTGA
- a CDS encoding DEAD/DEAH box helicase → MRDDCFSYSAPTSMGKSFIMRMFIKDEIMHGEKKNYALIVPTKALINEVRAKVIDDLGGEKNSEKINYLARYDYSVVTAASDIALEETHNFVFVMTPERLLYLLISKPSLNLDYLFIDEAHKLSGKNNRAPFYYKVVDMLLQRTKKPHFIFASPNIPNPRVYLRMMTEAETGDENALTITYSPVVQIKFIVDLQHGKIEIYNGHKTEHKNVTILLAGIDRVSAELNNFLLAFESQNQKRPKEKKKQSIVYYNSRDKAINAAHRFSESVGPRGLKNDPMLEDLAKDIREGVHEQYYLADMVRQGIAYHIGYLPASIRARIEEMFQSGHVTVMFCTSTLLEGVNLPADNLFIMDNKIALSEMNPVDFRNLIGRVGRISFNLYGNVFFVSEKGNKVTADDYVRMLQQEVPEQALSIATNPHVLKKVEKQYIANILKSGQSEIPKRINENGDPLQTEESYVMMRKFGLILQRDIVNNRDSLVRREFKDFLTSADEEYIREIFTKSEVKPDDDINTSVDQTGRLIAAISRKNNPLQYPKLVNGKFHYADVLHFLDELSDVFRWDIYESGTLGKISLRSWYAVILCQWMEGGGLKYIMDRALDYHKDHPDNFWLNRYTKTCYDYRSIEHHNIVFSDTLEVIENIILFSISNYFLRFSNEYRRLKGDEALDENNWYEYVEYGTTNPLTILLQRNGFSRESARYVKEHREYVITDGSTGKLKLKASLAECGNTDVRNEVIYVRQNSPEIFIEEEQRG, encoded by the coding sequence CTGAGAGATGATTGTTTCAGCTATTCCGCACCAACATCAATGGGAAAATCTTTTATCATGCGGATGTTCATAAAAGATGAGATCATGCATGGAGAGAAAAAGAACTACGCATTGATCGTACCGACGAAAGCTTTGATAAATGAAGTGCGTGCCAAGGTAATCGACGATCTTGGAGGAGAAAAGAATTCTGAAAAAATCAACTACCTTGCTCGATACGACTACAGCGTTGTGACGGCGGCTAGCGATATTGCACTGGAAGAAACTCACAATTTTGTTTTCGTAATGACTCCAGAAAGACTTCTTTATCTGCTCATTTCCAAACCCAGCCTTAACCTGGACTACCTGTTCATCGACGAGGCACATAAACTGTCAGGCAAAAATAACCGTGCCCCATTTTACTATAAGGTAGTTGATATGTTGCTGCAAAGGACAAAGAAACCACATTTCATTTTTGCCTCACCGAACATACCGAATCCAAGAGTGTATCTAAGAATGATGACGGAGGCGGAAACTGGTGATGAGAATGCCCTCACTATTACATATTCGCCTGTCGTGCAGATTAAGTTCATTGTTGATCTACAGCATGGGAAAATAGAGATCTATAACGGACATAAAACTGAGCATAAAAATGTAACAATTCTGCTTGCAGGCATTGATAGAGTAAGCGCAGAATTGAACAATTTTTTGCTGGCTTTTGAATCACAAAACCAGAAGCGCCCAAAGGAAAAGAAGAAACAGAGTATTGTTTATTACAATAGTCGTGATAAAGCCATTAATGCAGCGCACAGATTTTCAGAAAGTGTAGGGCCTAGGGGGCTGAAAAACGATCCGATGCTTGAAGACTTGGCAAAGGATATACGTGAGGGAGTTCATGAGCAGTATTATCTTGCCGACATGGTTAGGCAGGGAATAGCCTACCATATAGGATATCTGCCCGCATCAATTCGTGCCAGGATAGAAGAGATGTTTCAATCAGGACATGTTACGGTTATGTTCTGTACGAGCACACTGCTTGAAGGAGTTAATCTTCCAGCGGACAATCTCTTTATTATGGATAACAAGATTGCATTAAGCGAGATGAATCCAGTTGACTTCAGAAATCTCATAGGCCGGGTCGGTCGTATTAGCTTTAACTTGTATGGAAACGTGTTCTTTGTGTCTGAAAAAGGGAACAAAGTAACTGCAGATGATTATGTACGAATGCTGCAACAGGAGGTGCCAGAGCAGGCTCTTTCAATAGCAACTAATCCACATGTTTTGAAAAAGGTGGAAAAGCAATACATCGCGAACATTCTTAAAAGTGGTCAATCCGAAATACCTAAGCGCATCAATGAGAATGGTGACCCTCTGCAAACTGAGGAATCATATGTGATGATGCGTAAATTCGGATTGATTCTTCAACGGGACATCGTTAACAATCGTGACAGCCTCGTACGTAGAGAATTCAAAGATTTTCTGACTTCTGCAGACGAGGAGTACATTAGAGAAATATTCACGAAATCGGAGGTCAAGCCAGACGATGACATCAATACATCTGTCGATCAGACAGGGAGATTGATCGCCGCAATTAGCCGAAAAAACAATCCACTGCAATATCCTAAATTGGTCAATGGTAAATTCCACTATGCAGATGTGCTTCATTTTCTCGATGAGTTAAGCGATGTGTTCAGATGGGACATCTACGAATCAGGAACACTTGGCAAAATTTCATTGAGGAGCTGGTATGCTGTAATACTTTGCCAATGGATGGAAGGCGGCGGCCTGAAGTACATTATGGATAGAGCTTTGGATTATCACAAGGACCATCCGGATAATTTCTGGCTTAATAGGTACACGAAGACGTGTTATGATTATCGCTCTATTGAGCATCATAATATTGTCTTTTCAGATACGCTTGAAGTCATAGAAAACATCATACTTTTCAGTATATCGAATTATTTTCTGCGTTTTTCAAACGAGTACCGAAGACTCAAAGGTGACGAAGCACTTGATGAGAATAACTGGTATGAATACGTGGAATATGGAACTACAAATCCGTTGACGATTTTATTACAGAGGAATGGATTTTCCCGAGAATCGGCGAGATATGTCAAAGAACATCGAGAGTATGTAATAACAGACGGAAGTACCGGAAAATTGAAACTGAAAGCGTCGCTCGCTGAATGTGGCAATACAGATGTTCGAAACGAGGTCATATACGTCAGGCAGAATTCGCCTGAAATTTTCATTGAAGAAGAACAGAGAGGTTAA